GGACGAACGCCTCGTCCGTCTCGTCCGCGACCGGCTCCCGCTCGACCCCGGCGCCCGGATACGGGTCCGCTCCGTCGACGCCCGGGACGGACTCGGCAAGCTCCGCGACGGCTGGGCCGATCTCGTCATCGCCGACGTCTTCAGCGGTGCGCGCACCCCGGCGCACCTGACCAGCACCGAGTTCCTCGCGGAGGTGCGGCGGGTGCTGAAGCCAGGCGGGACCTACGCCGCCAATCTCGCGGACGGCCCGCCGCTCGCCCATCTGCGCGGGCAGATCGCCACCGCGGCGGCCGTCTTCCCCGAACTCGCCCTGGCCGCCGATCCCACCGTGCTGCGCGGCCGGCGCTTCGGGAACGCCGTGCTGGTCGGTTCGGACCAGCCGCTGCCCGTCGCCGAACTGACGCGCAGGGTGGCGAGCGACCCCCACGCCGGACGGGTCGAGCACGGCAAGGCGCTCACGGACTTCACCGGTGGCGCGGTCGCCGTGACCGACGCGGCGGCCAGACCGTCGCCGGCGCCGCCGTCCTCGGTCTTCCGCTGAGAGCCGGCCGCGTTCGCCGAGGTGCCTCCTGCTGCGCCGGATCCGGGGCTCGGGGGTGCAGGGCTACGGCGTTCCTCAGCGTTCCTCAGCGTTCTTCGATCTGGACGCGCGGCGCCGTGTCGTGCCAGGTGCAGAAGACGTCGATCTCCCGGCCGTTCAGCGAGAACGTCACACGGATGTAGGTCGGCTGCTTCCAGATCTGCATCGTCCAACTGCCCGACGGAGTTGCTGAGACCAACTCGGCCGAGCTGGGACCGATGTCGAACGCGACCCGTCCGCCCTCGACCGTGTAGCTCTTCACATCGCCCGAGGGCGGTGGCGACCAGGGGCTCTTGCTCCTGCTGGGCGGCGCCTCAGGTTTCTCGGCAGGCGGAGTCGCCGCCGCAGAACCGCCGCCTCTCCCCGGCTCGTCGCCGGACGACGGGGCCGGAGCCGGAGCGCCGGGGTCCCGGGTCGGGGACGAGTGGGTCGCGGAGGCCTGCGGAGTGCGGACGTCGGCCGTGATGGGCAGGGCTCGCGGCCGGTCGTACGCCGTGCCCGCCATCACCGTGTGCACACCCCACCACGAGAGCGTGACCGCCGCGCCCGTGGCGAGCGACCACGCCATGGCGTGTACGAGTCCTCTCCGCATCCGGGCCATACTGCACCACGCCCGCCGTCCCTGTCCCCGGGGGACTCCGTTACTCCGGATGGCGTACGGTGCCGCCCATGGCAAGTGTGCTCGTGGTCGAGGACGACCAGTTCGTGCGCTCCGCCCTCATCAGGCACTTGACCGAGGCCTCCCACACCGTCAGGAGCGTCGGGACGGCCCTGGAGGCGCTACGCGAAGTGGCCCATTTCCGCTTCGACGTGGTCATTCTCGACCTCGGTCTGCCTGATCTCGACGGAGCCGAGGCGCTGAAGATGCTGCGCGGAATCACCGACGTACCCGTGATCATCGCAACCGCGCGGGACGACGAGACGGAAATCGTGCGGCTTCTCAACGACGGCGCGGACGACTACCTCACCAAGCCGTTCTCGGTGGAACACCTGTCGGCGCGGATGTCGGCCGTGCTGCGCCGCTCGCGCGCCGCCGCGGACGAGTCCCCGCCCAGCAGGGTCATCCAGGTCGGCGGGCTGTGCATCGACCCGCTCCGCCGCCAGGCGGAACTGGACGGCAACCGACTCGATCTGACCCGGCGCGAGTTCGACCTGCTCGCCTTCCTCGCCGGGCGTCCGGGCGTCGTCGTGCCCCGCAGGGAACTCCTCGCCGAGGTGTGGCAGCAGTCCTACGGCGACGACCAGACCATCGACGTGCACCTCTCCTGGCTGCGGCGGAAACTGGGCGAGACCGCCGCGCGCCCCCGCTATCTGCACACCCTCCGCGGTGTCGGGGTGAAACTGGAGCCGCCGCGATGAGATGGGCGCTGGTCAGGGTCTCCCTGGCGGTCACCACCATGGTCGTGCTGGCCTTCGCCGTACCGCTCGGGCTCGTGATCCAGGAGATGGCCAGGGACCGGGCGTTCTCCAACGCCGAGCGGCAGGCCGCCGCGATCGGCCCGACGCTGTCCATCACCACCGACCGGCGCCAGCTGGAGCGTGCCGTCGCCTCCACGCAGGCGGGTGCGGCGGGGCGGATGGCCGTGCACGTGCCCGCCTCCGACGAGACCGGTGGCCAGGCGCAGGAGATCGGCACCCGGCGGGCCGCGGTCAGGGACCTCGCCACCACACAGCGGATCGGCCGCGCGTCCATCACGGAGGTCACGGACGGTTCCGCGCTGCTCCAGCCCACCGCGCTCAGCTCGGGGAAGATCGCGATCGTCGAGGTGTACGTACCGGAGGACGAGGTCGGCAGGGGTGTGACCACGGCCTGGCTGGTACTCGCCGGCGTCGGTGCGGCGCTGGTCGTCGGCTCCGTCGCCGTCGCCGACCGGCTGGGTGTACGGATGGTGCGGCCCGCCCAGCGGCTCGCCGGCGCCGCGCACGATCTCGGCGAAGGGCGGCTGGGGGCACGGGTCCCGGAAGAGGGGCCCACCGAACTGCGATCCGCCGCAGTCGCGTTCAACTCCATGGCCGACCAGGTCGTCCAGCTGCTCGCCAACGAACGCGAGCTGGCCGCCGATCTGTCGCACCGGTTGCGCACCCCGCTGACCGTGCTCCGGCTCAACGCGGCCTCTCTGGGCACGGGCCCGGCGGCCGACCAGACCAGGGCCGCGGTCGAGCAACTGGAACGCGAGGTCGACACGATCATCCGTACGGCGCGCGAGGCCAAGCCGCAGACCCAGGCGACCGGGCCGGGCGCGGGCTGCGACGTCTCCGAAGTCGTGCGGGAACGCATGGAGTTCTGGTCTGCCCTCGCCGAGGACGAGGGGCGCAAGGTGCGCCTCGCGGGCGTGGACCGGCCGGTGCGCATCCCGGTGGCCCGGCCCGAACTCGCCGCCGCCCTGGACGCGCTGCTCGGCAACGTCTTCCGTCACACGCCGGAGGGCACGGCCTTCTCGGTGGACGTGCACAACGGCGAGGACGCCGTGATCGTGCTCGTCTCGGACGCCGGCCCGGGCATAGCCGACCCGGAGGCGGCCCTGACCCGCGGCAACAGCGGAGCCAGGGACGGCTCCACGGGGCTCGGCCTGGACATCGTGCGGAGGGTCGCCGAGTCGACCGGCGGCGATGTGCGCATCGGGCACTCGGTGCTGGGCGGTACGGAGGTCCGCATCTGGATCGGGCTCGACGGGGCCCCGCAGCGTCCGCAGGGCCGGCTCGGCCACCGCACCAAGCGGCGCAGGAAGGGCGGGGCCGGGAGCCGCAGGGGCGCGGAGGTCTGACGCCGGAAGGGGCGGGAGCGCGGACCTTCCCATGTGCGGGACATGGGCGTGACGAGGGATCAACCGCCTCCGATGCCGTCCTTAAGCGCACCCTCAGCTTGACTCTGGTCCGAAAATAACGTCTGTTCGAGAACCGTGCCCGGCCGCCTTTCTGGGAGCGCAAAGAATCGGGCTGGTGAGTCACGGCGGCCAGGACCGGGGTGAAGGACTTCACGCTCGCCTTCGTCACCTCCGGAGGCGGCTGCACCCCGCTGTGGGGCGGCGTCACCGACCTCGCGAACGACAGGGTCGCGGCCCAGATCACCGCGCTGCGCGCCGAGGGCGGCGACGTCCGGGTCTCCTTCGGCGGCGCTGCCGGCCGTGAGCGGCCGCCGGTGGAGCCCCCTCCCGCACCACCGGTGGCCCGCGGCCACCACCCCTTGCAGCGCGCCCCGGCCGGTGCCCCTCCCACCCGGCCGGGGCGCGCCCCGGCCGCAGCGGGTCAGCAGTCGGGGAGCACCCCCGTCCGAGCCAGCTCGCCGTACCAGCGGGCGCTGGACTTCGGGATGCGGGCCTGGGTGTCGTAGTCGACGTACACCGCGCCGAAGCGCTTCCCGTAGCCGTACGCCCACTCGAAGTTGTCCAGCAGGGACCACAGGAAGTAGCCCCGGACGTCCGCGCCGTCCGCCAGCGCGCGGTGCACGGCGGAGAGATGGCCGTGGAGGTAGCGGATCCGCTCGGGGTCGTGGACGGTTCCTTCGTCGCCCGGCTTGTCGGGGTACGCGGCGCCGTTCTCGGTGACGACGAGCGGCAGCCCCGGGACTTCACGGGAGTAGCGCATCAGCAGGTCGTAGAGGCCCGTCGGGTCCACCGGCCAGCCCATGTCCGTGACGTCGCCCGGCGCCCGGTGGAAGGCGACCGAGTCGGCGCCCGGCCAGGGGGAGTGCGCGCCGCCGCCGTGGCCGTCGTTCCGTTCCGGCACACCGTCACTGTCAGTGGCACCGGATACAACGGACGGTGCGTAGTAGTTGATGCCCAGCGAGTCGAGGGGGTGCCGGATGACGGCCAGGTCGTCACCGTGGACGAAGGACCAGTCCGTGAGGTGCTCCGTGTCCACGAGAAGGTCCGCGGGGTATGTGCCGTGCAGCATCGGGTCGGTGAAGACGCGGTTGGCCAGCGCGTCGATCCTGCGCCGCGCGTCCAGATCGGCCTCCGAGTCGCTCCTGGCCCTGACCGCGCTGGGGTTGATGCTCACGGACACCTGGCCGCGGGCGGGCAGAGCGGTGCGCAGCGCCTGGGCGGCCAGCCCGTGGCCCACGTTCAGATGGTGCGCGGCACGGAGCGAGGCCACGGGATCCGTGCGGCCCGGCGCGTGCACCCCCGAGGCGTATCCCAGGAACGCGCTGCACCAGGGCTCGTTGAGCGTGGTCCAGCGCTCCACCCGGTCGCCCAGCGCGTCGGCGACGATACGGGCGTAGTCGGCGAAGCGGTGCGCCGTGTCCCGTTCGGGCCAGCCGCCGGCCGTCTCCAGCTCCTGCGGCAGGTCCCAGTGGTAGAGCGTCAACACGGGCGTGATCCCGTGGTCCAGCAGGTCGTCGGCGAGCGCCCGGTAGAAGTCGAGACCGCGCTGGACGGCCGGGCCGCGGCCCGTGGGCTGGACCCGCGGCCAGGAGACCGAGAAGCGGTAGGCGTTGACGCCGAGGCCGGACATGAGCCGGACGTCGTCCGCGCGGCGGTGGAAGTGGTCCACGGCCACATCGCCGGTGTCCCCGTTCTCCACCTTGCCGGGCGTGTGGCTGAAGGTGTCCCAGATCGACGGCGTACGGCCGCCCTCCCGCACGGCGCCCTCGATCTGGTAGGCGGCGGTGGCGGTGCCCCACAGGAAGCCGGGCGGAAAGCTGACGGACATGGAGGAGCTCCCGAAGTGTGAGGGGGGAAGGAAGTGGACGGTGTCAGCCCTTGACCGCGCCCTGCATGATGCCGCCGACGATCTGCCTGCCGAAGAGCACGAAGGCGAGCAGCAGCGGCAGCGTGCCCAGCAGCGCACCGGCCATGATCACCGACTGGTCGGGGATGTAGCCGCGGCCCAGTCCGGTGAGCGCCACCTGGACCGTGGGGCTGCCGTTCTGCGTCAGCGCGATGATCGGCCAGAAGAAGTCGTTCCACGCCATCACGAAGGTGAGCATGCCGAGGACCGCCATCGCCGGCCGGGCGGCCGGGAAGACCACGTGCCACACGACGCGCCAGCTGCTCGCCCCGTCCACCCGGGCCGCCTCGATCAGCTCCGTCGGCAGCGCCTCGCTCAGGTACTGCCGCATGAAGAACACGCCGAAGGCGCTGACCAGCGTGGGGAGGATGACGGACTGCAGCCGGTCGGTCCAGGACAGCTCCGCGATCAGCATGTACAGCGGGACGACGCCGAGCTGAGGCGGGACCATCATCGTGGCGATCACCAGCAGCATCAGGACGTTCTTGAAGCGGAAGCGGAGTTTGGCGAAGGCGAAGCCGGCGAGGGTCGAGAAGACCACGGTGCCCGCCGCGACGGACCCCGCGACGACCGTGGTGTTGAGCAGCGCCGTGCCCATGTTGGCGTCGGTCCAGGCGATTTCGAGGTTCTTGAGCAGGTTGCCGCCGAACCAGAAGGGCGGGGGCGTCTGCGCGAGCCGGGTGCTGTTGCGGGACGCCGCGACCGCCGTCCACACCAGGGGGAAGAGCGAGCCCAGGGTGAACACGAGCAGCACGGCATGGGTGATGCGCCCGCCGTGCAGGTGCCTGCCGGCGCGGGCCCGCGGGCGCCGGGTGGGGGTGGCGGGCCCGGTGGTGCCCGGTTCATGGGTGGTCGTCAGCACGTCATCCCCCTAGGTGCTCTTGCGGAGCCGGCGGACGAGCAGCCAGTTCACCGCGCCGATCAGCAGCAGGATCAGGAACATCGTCCAGGCGATCGCCGACGCCCGGCCGAGATGGAGGTTCACCCAGCCCTGCTCGTACAGATAGAGCCCGAGCGTCTGGAACTGGTGGTCGGCGCCGCCCGTCGCCCCGGCGCCGCCGTTGAACAGCAGCGGCTCGCCGAAGAGCTGGGTCGCGCCGATCGTCGACACGACGCAGGTGAACAGGATCGTCGGCCGCAGCGAGGGGACGGTCACGTGCACGAACTGCTGTCGGCGGGAGGCGCCGTCGAGCGCGGCGGACTCGTACAGGTCTTTCGGGATCGCCTGCATGGCCGCCAGGTAGATCAGCGCGTTGTAGCCGGTCCAGCGCCAGATCACGATCGTCGAGACCGCGATCTGCGAGGTCCACTCGCCGTTCTGCCAGTCGACCGGGTCGATCCCGGCCAGCCCCAGCGCCCAGTTGACCATCCCGTAGTCCCGGCCGAACATCAGGACGAAGACGAGCGTGGCCGCCGCGACGGACGTGGCGTACGGGGTGAGCGCCGCGACCCGGAAGAACATCGAGCCACGCAGCTTGTAGTTGAGCAGATGCGCGATGCCCAGGGCTATCAGCAACTGCGGCACCGTCGAGATGATCCCGATGGTGAAGGTGTTCTTGAGTGCGTTCCAGAAGAACTCGTCCTCGAGCAGCCGTGCGAAGTTCCGCGGGCCCACCCACTCCATGTCCGTCGGGGCCGTCAGCTCCACCCGGTGCAGCGAGGCCCAGCCGGTGTAGAGCAGGGGGAAGAGCCCGAAGGCCGCGAAGAACAGGAAGAAGGGGGCGACGAAGGCGTAAGGGCTCCACCGCACGTCCCGCCGGTACCGGCGGCTGCGTCGCTCCCGCTGCCGCCCGGCCGCGGCGGTCCCCGGTCGGTCGGCCGCCGCGCCGGGTCCGCGCCCTCCTCCCGGGAGGGCGCGGTGCCGGCGGAGTCACCGGCCGTGCCGGTCACGGGAGTCACCGGTCCGGTCACCGGTCCAGCGCGTTGTCGATGGCCTTCACGGCGGCGTCCCAGCCTTCCTTGGACGACCGGCCCTTCTGGTCGACCTGGAGCATGCCGACGTCGGCCAGGTTCTGGGCGATCACCAGGTCCTTCGGACCGATGATCGTGACCGGGATGCCCTCTGCGGCCCGGGAGAAGATCTCGCCGATCGGGGCGCCGCCGAAGTACTCGTGCTCGGCGCCGGCCACGGCGGGCAGCGAGTACGCGGCCTTGGCGCTCGGGAAGCTGCCGCGCTTCTCGAAGAGCTTCGCCTGCTGCTCGGGTGCGGTCAGCCAGGCCGCGAGCTTCGCCGCCTCGGTCTTGTTCCTGCCGGCCTCGGGCACGATCAGGAACGAGCCGCCCCAGTTGCCGGGCTTCGGCGCGGGTGCGACGTCCCACTTGTCCTTTCCGGCCGCACCGCCCTTGTCCTGGATGTAGCCCAGCATCCACGCCGGGCAGGAGACCGTGGCGAACGTGCCGTTGGCGTAGCCCTGGTCCCAGGCGGGTGTGAACTGCTGGAGCCTGCCGGTCAGTCCCTCGGTCGCGAAGGCGGCGGCGATGTCCCAGGCCTGCTTCACGGCCGGGTTGGTCTTGTAGACGACCTCGCCGTTCCCGTCGTAGAACCGTCTGGCGCTGCTGCCGGTGATCGCGGCCATGACACCGGAGGCGGAGTCCACGAAGGCGGTGCCCTTGGGCGCCTTGGCCTTGAACTGCTTGCCGGCGGCCAGGTACTTGTTCCAGTCGCCGGCCCAGAGCCTGCCGAGGGCCTCACGGTCCGTCGGGAGACCCGCCTTGGCGAAGAGGTCCTTGCGGTAGCAGATGCCCTGCGGGCCGATGTCCGTGCCGAGTCCGACGGTCTTCCCGTCCTTGGACGTCGCCTGTGCCCACTTCCACGGCAGGAAGGCGCCCTTGCTGACGCCTTCGGCCTTGCCGAGGTCGACGAGCTTGTCCGCCTGGGTGGCGGTGATCTCGGCGATGTTGTTGACCTCGACGGCCTGGATGTCGGCCAGCCCGCTGCCGCTGCCCAGATGGGTGAGCAGTTGCGGGTAGTAGTTCTCGTTCCGCTCGATCGAGGTCTGCTTGATCTCGATGTCCTTGTGGAGCCTCATGTACTCGTCGTAGAGCCCGGCCTCCTTGAGGCCGAAGGCCCCGAAGACCCCCACGGTGATCGTGGTCCTGCCCTTGCCGCCGCCCCCGCCGTTCGCGGAGCTGCCGCCGGGTCCCTCGCCGTCC
The genomic region above belongs to Streptomyces marianii and contains:
- a CDS encoding carbohydrate ABC transporter permease yields the protein MLTTTHEPGTTGPATPTRRPRARAGRHLHGGRITHAVLLVFTLGSLFPLVWTAVAASRNSTRLAQTPPPFWFGGNLLKNLEIAWTDANMGTALLNTTVVAGSVAAGTVVFSTLAGFAFAKLRFRFKNVLMLLVIATMMVPPQLGVVPLYMLIAELSWTDRLQSVILPTLVSAFGVFFMRQYLSEALPTELIEAARVDGASSWRVVWHVVFPAARPAMAVLGMLTFVMAWNDFFWPIIALTQNGSPTVQVALTGLGRGYIPDQSVIMAGALLGTLPLLLAFVLFGRQIVGGIMQGAVKG
- a CDS encoding GH1 family beta-glucosidase: MSVSFPPGFLWGTATAAYQIEGAVREGGRTPSIWDTFSHTPGKVENGDTGDVAVDHFHRRADDVRLMSGLGVNAYRFSVSWPRVQPTGRGPAVQRGLDFYRALADDLLDHGITPVLTLYHWDLPQELETAGGWPERDTAHRFADYARIVADALGDRVERWTTLNEPWCSAFLGYASGVHAPGRTDPVASLRAAHHLNVGHGLAAQALRTALPARGQVSVSINPSAVRARSDSEADLDARRRIDALANRVFTDPMLHGTYPADLLVDTEHLTDWSFVHGDDLAVIRHPLDSLGINYYAPSVVSGATDSDGVPERNDGHGGGAHSPWPGADSVAFHRAPGDVTDMGWPVDPTGLYDLLMRYSREVPGLPLVVTENGAAYPDKPGDEGTVHDPERIRYLHGHLSAVHRALADGADVRGYFLWSLLDNFEWAYGYGKRFGAVYVDYDTQARIPKSSARWYGELARTGVLPDC
- a CDS encoding sensor histidine kinase; this translates as MRWALVRVSLAVTTMVVLAFAVPLGLVIQEMARDRAFSNAERQAAAIGPTLSITTDRRQLERAVASTQAGAAGRMAVHVPASDETGGQAQEIGTRRAAVRDLATTQRIGRASITEVTDGSALLQPTALSSGKIAIVEVYVPEDEVGRGVTTAWLVLAGVGAALVVGSVAVADRLGVRMVRPAQRLAGAAHDLGEGRLGARVPEEGPTELRSAAVAFNSMADQVVQLLANERELAADLSHRLRTPLTVLRLNAASLGTGPAADQTRAAVEQLEREVDTIIRTAREAKPQTQATGPGAGCDVSEVVRERMEFWSALAEDEGRKVRLAGVDRPVRIPVARPELAAALDALLGNVFRHTPEGTAFSVDVHNGEDAVIVLVSDAGPGIADPEAALTRGNSGARDGSTGLGLDIVRRVAESTGGDVRIGHSVLGGTEVRIWIGLDGAPQRPQGRLGHRTKRRRKGGAGSRRGAEV
- a CDS encoding ABC transporter substrate-binding protein, whose protein sequence is MRRTVILAVVAALGAGLLAGCAEDGEGPGGSSANGGGGGKGRTTITVGVFGAFGLKEAGLYDEYMRLHKDIEIKQTSIERNENYYPQLLTHLGSGSGLADIQAVEVNNIAEITATQADKLVDLGKAEGVSKGAFLPWKWAQATSKDGKTVGLGTDIGPQGICYRKDLFAKAGLPTDREALGRLWAGDWNKYLAAGKQFKAKAPKGTAFVDSASGVMAAITGSSARRFYDGNGEVVYKTNPAVKQAWDIAAAFATEGLTGRLQQFTPAWDQGYANGTFATVSCPAWMLGYIQDKGGAAGKDKWDVAPAPKPGNWGGSFLIVPEAGRNKTEAAKLAAWLTAPEQQAKLFEKRGSFPSAKAAYSLPAVAGAEHEYFGGAPIGEIFSRAAEGIPVTIIGPKDLVIAQNLADVGMLQVDQKGRSSKEGWDAAVKAIDNALDR
- a CDS encoding response regulator transcription factor, whose translation is MASVLVVEDDQFVRSALIRHLTEASHTVRSVGTALEALREVAHFRFDVVILDLGLPDLDGAEALKMLRGITDVPVIIATARDDETEIVRLLNDGADDYLTKPFSVEHLSARMSAVLRRSRAAADESPPSRVIQVGGLCIDPLRRQAELDGNRLDLTRREFDLLAFLAGRPGVVVPRRELLAEVWQQSYGDDQTIDVHLSWLRRKLGETAARPRYLHTLRGVGVKLEPPR
- a CDS encoding carbohydrate ABC transporter permease, whose amino-acid sequence is MRWSPYAFVAPFFLFFAAFGLFPLLYTGWASLHRVELTAPTDMEWVGPRNFARLLEDEFFWNALKNTFTIGIISTVPQLLIALGIAHLLNYKLRGSMFFRVAALTPYATSVAAATLVFVLMFGRDYGMVNWALGLAGIDPVDWQNGEWTSQIAVSTIVIWRWTGYNALIYLAAMQAIPKDLYESAALDGASRRQQFVHVTVPSLRPTILFTCVVSTIGATQLFGEPLLFNGGAGATGGADHQFQTLGLYLYEQGWVNLHLGRASAIAWTMFLILLLIGAVNWLLVRRLRKST
- a CDS encoding spermidine synthase, with translation MARNRQRGRSEAAEGVVEAVDGGLAELIPDRDRPHGWTLLIDGAPQSHVDLDDPALLTFEYQRRLGHVLDLAAPAGRPLHAVHLGGGAFTLARYLAATRPRSTQQVIEVDERLVRLVRDRLPLDPGARIRVRSVDARDGLGKLRDGWADLVIADVFSGARTPAHLTSTEFLAEVRRVLKPGGTYAANLADGPPLAHLRGQIATAAAVFPELALAADPTVLRGRRFGNAVLVGSDQPLPVAELTRRVASDPHAGRVEHGKALTDFTGGAVAVTDAAARPSPAPPSSVFR